DNA from Flavobacteriales bacterium:
CTCCGCGCAGCACCTCACCTATGAGGAGTGGCTGCGCCGCGCCATGGTGGACATGCGCCTGCAGCCAAGGTTCGGCGACCAACCGAAGAATGAGGCCCAGGTTTCCAGCGACGCGGAGTTCACGCGCCTTATGCTGGAGCAGGAGCCCGATCGGCGGAAGGCCAGCGAGCAACTGCTGCTGCACGGCTTCGACCTGCTCCGCAAGGGCGAGATGCCTGCGGCGATGAACCGGTTCAACCAGGCTTACCTGCTGGACAGCACGAACGCGGATGTCCATTGGGGATATGGCACCTTTTTCATGATGCTCGACCGTCCCGGCATGGCGCATCGGCAGTATGAGCAGGGCCTGGCCTTGGACAGCACGAGCGTGCGCCTGCTGACGGCCGATGCAGCCGCCTACCTGAACGAGCGGGGCGCCATCGTCGTGAGCGACCCGGCAGCCGCGAGGTCCCTCGCCGATCGGGCGTTCGACCGGCTCCTGCAGGCACAGCGCCATCACCCTGACGACCCTGGCATGCTCTACCGCCTGAGCGTCTGCCATCTCCTGCGCGGGGAATGCGACGAGGCTTGGCGCGCCTACCGCGCCTGCAAAGACCACCCGGAGGCGCCAATCGACCCCGGGTATCCGGAATACCTGCGGGGGCAGTGCCCCGAGTGAGGCGAGGAATGGCCCGATGATTGCCAAATTAGCGGCTCCAGAAGCGCCATGAGAACATCCGTATTCGCCCTCCTGACCCTGGTCAGCCTTTCCGCCCATGCCCAATTGCTCTCGTTCGATGAATGGTATGAGCGCTCCGACAAGGACCTCTACTTGAAGCCGCAGTTCGGTGACCGCGGTCCAGATGTGATCAACAACCTGGTGGACCAGGATGTCTTCGTGGCCATCATGAACAACCGCAACCGTCAGCGCGCGGTGAGCGACAGCCTTGTGAAGCTGGGCTTGGAGCGGCTGCGGAAGAATGATCACGTGGCCAGCATGCGCCGGTTCAACGAGGCCTGGCTGGCGATGCCGATCAATCCCGAGGTGCACCGGGCCTTCGGCGCTTATTTCCGCAGCATGAAACGCCCCCTGGAGGCCCATGAGCACTACCAGGCCGGCATCGCCATCGACAGCACCTATGCCCCCCTCCTGAAAGAGGAGGCCGACGTGTACATGGAGCAGCGGTACCACATGCAACAGGAAGGGCGGGACAAGAAGGCCGAGGAGCTCACACTCAAGGCCTTGGACCTTTACAAAAGGGCCTATCGCCGCATGGGCAATGACCCAGAGGTGACCTATCGCCTCTTCGAATGCTACGTGCTCACGCTGAACTGCCCCAAGGCCTGGGAATTCCACGACAAGGTGGTGGAGATGAAGGCGCGCAGCGTGGAGGAGATGTACCTGAACCGGCTGAAGGCCTACTGCGTTCGCTGAGGCATTCAGGCGCTGCCCGTCTCGCTGGCGTGGATACGCCGCAGGACGTCCTCGGCCTGCGGCGTGAGCTGAACACCCCGCCGCTCCATGACCCTCCGCATAGCCGTCAAAGCCCGCTCGATGTCGTAGACGGCGAAGCCCTCGCTGCCGCCCCAGGCGAATGAAGGCACATGCTTGGGTGGGAATCCACCACCGAAGACATTCGCCGCCACCCCCACCACAGTACCGGTGTTGAACATGGTGTTGATGCCGCTCTTGGCGTGATCGCCCATCATCAGCCCGCAGAACTGGAGGCCAGTGGCGGCCTCCCGGCCTTCGGCATAGCTGTATGCCCTTACCTCCCCGTAGGTGTTCTTGAGGTTGCTATTGTTGGTGTCCGCCCCGAGGTTGCACCACTCCCCGAGCACGCTATTGCCCAGGAATCCATCGTGGCCCTTATTGCTGTAGCCGAGTATCACGCTGTTGTTCACCTCCCCTCCCACGCGGCACTCAGGACCGAATGCGGAGGGGCCATAGATCTTGGCGCCCATCTTCAGTTGGGCATGGTCGCCCAAGGCGACGGGGCCGCGCAGCATGGCGCCCTCCATCACCTCCGCGCCGTGACCGATATAGATGGGCCCTCCCTTGGTATTGAGGATGCAAGCCTCCACGATGGCCCCTTCCTCCAGGAAGATGAGGCCCGGGTCGCCCACCACCGTATTGAGTGCGCTCAAGGGCTGGGAACGGCGCCCATCCGTGAGCAGGCGGAAATCGTGGTCGATGGCCCGGCCGCAATGCTGGAAGAGGTGCCAAGGCCGTTCGAACCGGATCAGCTCGCCGGGGAATGGCACCGGGTGCAGGTAGGCCGGCGGGGCCTCCCAGTCGGTCATAGCGGGAGCCTCCGCGCCCGCCAGCCCGAACGCCAAGGCGCGCCCGTCGCGCACCAGCACCTCACCCGGCCGCAGGCCTATGACCGCAGCCACCAGGTCGTCCGTCGGGAACAGGGCCCCGTCAGCCTCGAAGCGCGGTGCGAGATCGGACGGCAAGGGGAACAGCGGGCCGAGGTAAGGCTCCGTGCGATAGCCCACCTGCAGCCCGCTCCGCACATACCAGCCTTCGGCTATCCGCAGGATTCCGGGGCGGAGCTGGGCCACGGGCCTGGTGAACGTGAGTGGCAGCAACTGCGCGTGGCGCCCGGCGTCGGACAGGATGATGGCCATACGGGCGAAGGTAGCGGGCGCTCCAGCACCCGATCAAGGCATGCCGAAGAGGCCGCATACCCACCAAGCGATGGCTGCAAGCACAGCGCTCACCGGTATGGTCAGGATCCAGGCCCAAAGGAGCCTCAGGGTCACCCCCCATCGCACGGCACTGAGGCGCTTGGTGGCCCCCACGCCGATGATCGATCCGGTGATGGTGTGGGTGGTGCTCACGGGGATGCCCATCTGCTCGGTCATATAAAGCGTCATGGCACCGGCGCTCTCCGCGCACACGCCCTCCAGCGGGCTCACCTTCGTGATCCGGGTACCCATGGTCTTCACGATCTTCCAACCGCCGCTGAGCGTGCCGGCTCCGATTGCGCCATAGCAGGCGAGCGGGACCCAGTTCGGCATGGCCTCCAGGTTCTCGGCGTGGCCGCTGGCCACCATGGCCACCATGATGATGCCCATCACCTTCTGCGCATCGTTGCCCCCATGGCCTATGCTGAATGCAGCGGAGCTCAGCAGTTGGAGCCGCTTGTAGATGTTCGCCGTCCGCAGCGCGCTCGGTGCCTTGGTCATGTCCACCGCATAGGTGACCATGAACACCAGGGAGAAAAGCGCCATTGCAATGCGCAGGTCGTTGTTCTTCAGGATGAAGAGCGAGGTGATGGCCGTCGCCACCGCGATAATGAGCATGCGAAGCCAGAGCCGCTGCACCAGGGTGACCAGCGTGATGAAGATGCTGATGATCATGCCCACCAGGGGGGCGAGGAAGATGAAGGCCGCCACCAGCCCGATCTTCTGCATGTTGACGCTGTCGATGTCGAAACCCGCCCCCGCCAGTGCAGCGCCCGCGAAGCCGCCGATGAGCGTGTGCGATGAACTGCTCGGAATGCCGTACCACCAGGTGAGCAGATTCCAGGCGATGGCCGCAATGAGCCCTGCCAGGACAACGCGGAGGGTGATGAACTCCTCGTGCACCGTCTTGGCCACGGTATTGGCCACGTGGTGGTCGCTGAAGATGAAGAAGGCGATGAAGTTGAAGGCGGCCGCCCAGATGACGGCCTGGACGGGTGTCAGCACCTTGGTGCTCACGATGGTGGCGATCGAGTTCGCCGCGTCGTGGAACCCGTTGATGTAGTCGAAGATCAGCGCTAGCGCGATGATGACGATGAGCAGGGTCATGCGCTCAGGCGTACTTCAGCATGATGGATTCGAGCACGTTGCCGACGTCCTCGCACTTGTCGGTGGCAAGCTCGAGCGTGCTGTAGAGGTCGCGCATCTTGATGAGGGTGATCGGATCCTTCTCGTTGGCGAAGAGGTTCTGGATGGCGCGGTCATAGACCTCATCGGCCTCGTTCTCCATGCTGTTGATGCGGACCACGAACTCGTTGTGGTCATTGGCCTTGTGCATGTGCCGCAGGCCCTGCACCGCCAGCTGAACGATGCCGCAGCCCTCATGCACCAACCGGGCCAACTCGCGGCAGGTCTCGTCGGGCTTGCCGATGGCGAAGAGGCTGAGGTTCTTCGCGCTCGCCAGGATGAAGTCGGCCACGTCATCGAGGCTCGTTGCCAGGTAGTGGATGTCCTCCCGGTCAATGGGCGTGATGAAATTCCGCGCCAGGTCGGTGAAGATGGTGTGCGTCAGGTCGTCGTTGGCCCGCTCGGCGATCTCGAGCCGTTCCAGGAGCGCAGTGCGCTGCGCGCCGGGCTCGGTATTCATGATGGCGATCAGGTCCTCGCTCATCTTCAGCACATTCGCCGCCGAGGCCTCGAAGTGATAGAAGAACACGCGGTCGCGCGGTTTGAAGATGCTGAGGAGGGCTTCGATTGCCATGCGCTGGAGTTTCGGGCGCAAATCTATCCGGGGCGACCCTCATGCACCGGCGGCCGCAAATCCTTAACGATGGCTTAACATGCCCATGGCGCGGCTCAGGAACCGACGGGCCTCTAACTTTCCCCCATGCTCTATGAATTCAACGGATACAGGCCGGTTGTGCATCCTTCAGCCTTCGTGCATCCCCAGGCTGCGGTCACGGGCAACGTGGTGATCGGCGCGGATGTTTACATCGGACCCGGCGCAGCGCTTCGCGGCGATTGGGGCGAGATCGTGGTGAAGGATGGATGCAACGTGCAGGAGAACTGCACCATCCACATGTTCCCTGGCGTGAAGGTGGTACTGCATCCGGGCGCTCACATCGGCCATGGAGCGGTCATCCACGGGGCCACGATCGGCAGGAACTGCCTGGTGGGCATGAATGCGGTGCTCATGGACAATGTCGTGCTTGGCGACGAGTGCATCGTGGGGGCGCTGAGCTTCCTCCCGGCGGATAGCGTATGGGCCCCGCGCAAGGTGGTCGTAGGCAACCCGGCCCGAGTGGTGAAAGAGGTGAGCGACGCCATGATCGCATGGAAAACCGAGGGTACCCGGCTCTATCAGCAGCTGCCCGCCGAGTTGCACGCCACGCTCCGGGAATGCGAGCCGCTGCGCGAAGCGGACCGGAGCAAGCCACCGGTGACAGCCCAATACCGGACCTGGAACGAGACGAGGTCCGGAGACTGACCGGTTCCGCTGCCCAACGCCGCCGATCACGCGCTTCCGTCGGGCTGCTCCAAGTGCAGGGCGTGGAGCATGCGGTGCACCAACGGGGCGAGGATCACGGCCATGGTCCCCAGCAACGCGATGCCGCTGTAGAGGGCGTACACAGCGGCAAAGACCTTCGCCCCATCGGTATCGAGCGGGTCCACAGGGCCCATTCCGCCCATGATCATGGACGCATTGAGCAGGGCATCCACGAAGCGCATTCCTGCCAGATCCATGTATCCTGCAATACCTATGGCCAGGGAGCCGCAAGCCATCCCTGCGGCAAGCAGGAGGTACCGCAATTGGCGCAAAGCGAACCGATTGGCGGACAGCAGGGGCTTGGAGCGATGCTCGAACACCCCGGCAAATTTACGGGCGCGATCAACAGCAGGGCGTTCAACCATGCCCGGCATCCGGCCATTGCCATGGAACCGGTGAAGCGACCTTCGCAGCGTGCTCACCGCCGCATGAAAGCCCTTTCCACCATCGGCCTGCTCATTCTCTCCAATGCCTTCATGACGCTGGCCTGGTATGGGCACCTTCGCTTCAAGGAATACGATTGGGGGCGTGGGCTGGGGCTCTTCGCCATCATCGCCATCAGCTGGGGCATCGCCTTCTTCGAGTACTTGCTGCAGGTGCCGGCCAACCGCATCGGCAGCAACCTGCATGGAGGTCCCTTCACCTTGGTGCAGCTGAAGGTGCTACAGGAGGTGATCACGCTCGCGGTGTTCACCTTGTTCACCCTGGTGGCCTTCCGACACGAGACGCTACGCTGGAACCATGCGCTTGCCGGCCTGTTCCTGGTGGCCGCCGTATGGCTGGTTTTCAAGAAATGATGCATGCACGCCCCGCCGCTCTTCGGTGAATTGGTCGTTATCCTGGCGCTGTCAGCCGGCATCCTCATGCTGTTCCGGCGTTTCAGGCTACCGGGCATCCTGGCGTTCATCCTCACGGGAATGATCGCCGGACCCCATGGGCTGGGCTGGGTGAGGGATGTGGAGGAGGTGGTGGCCTTGGCGGAGATCGGCGTGGTGTTCCTGCTCTTCGTCATCGGAATGGAGTTCAGCCTGAAGAAACTCGCCAACCTGGGAAAGACGGTGTTCGTGGGCGGCGCCCTTCAGGTGGCGCTCACCATCACGGGCATCGGCGGCGTGCTGCATGCCTTCGGCATGCGCACCGAGAGCGGCATCTTCATCGGCTTCCTGGTCTGCCTGTCGAGTACGGCCATCGTCCTGCGGGCGCTCCAGGAGCGCGGGCGCACGGACAGCGCGCCGGGACGGGTGGCCACCGCGATCCTCATCTTCCAGGACATCGTGGTGGTGCCCATGATGCTGCTGACGCCGCTGCTAGCCGGCCAAAGCGACGATATCGGGAACGACCTCCTCTGGCTGCTTGGCAAGATGGCCATCCTCCTGGTGGCCGTTTTCGTTAGCGGGCGCTACCTGGTGCCCCGGCTGCTGCGTGTGGCGCTCAAAGGGCGGGGCAATGAGCTGTTCATCATCACCATCGTGGTGATCTGCTTCGCTGCGGCCTACACCACGCAGGCCATGGGCCTATCCCTGGCATTGGGCGCCTTCTTCGCCGGGCTGGTGATCAGCGAGACGGAGCACGCTTACCATGCAACCGGCATCGTGCAGCCGTTCCATGAGCTCTTCCTCAGTTTCTTCTTCGTCTCCATCGGCATGCTGGTGGATGGAGGGCTCTTCCTGCGCTCGCCGCTGACCATCCTTGCGCTGTTCATCGGCGCCACCCTTGTGAAGGTGCTCGCAGCCACCATCGCCGTATGGGTGCTGCGCTATCCGCTCCGCACGGCACTGCACACTGCGCTTTCCCTGTTCCAGCTCGGCGAATTCGGATTCGTGCTGGCCATCCCCGGCCTCAAACTCGGCCTGCTCTCCAGCGACCACTACCAGCTCTTCCTGGCCGTTTCCATCCTGGGCATGGCCACAACACCGCTCATGCTGGACAGGTCGGAGCGCATCGTCCGACGGGTGTTCATGCAGTTCGTACCGGCTGCGGTCAGCGAGCGCCTCGACCGGGTGATGCGTGTGAAGCTGGAGCAGGTACGCAAGCACGCCTCCGTCCTCAAGGGCCACCTGGTGGTGATCGGATACGGGCTCAATGGACAGAACGTGGCCAGGGCAGCGCTGAATGCAGGGGTGCGCTGCGCTGTCATCGAGGAGGACCCCGATCAGGCCGCACTGGCCCGTTCCGCCGGGTTGCCCGTGCTGCACGGGGATGCATGCAACACACACATGCTGGAACAGGCCCACGTGGAGAGCGCACGCGTCATCGTGGTGGCCATCAGCGATTCGGAGCAGACCGTGAAGATCGTGGCGGCCATCCGCAGCATCACCTCCACCGCCTACATCATCGTGCGCACGCGGTACGTGCGCGACATGGAGCGCTATCTGGACGTGGGTGCGAATGAGGTGATACCGGAGGAATTCGAGACCAGCATCGAGATCTTCTACCGCGTGCTGCGCAAGTACCTGATTCCGGAGGACCGGATCCAGGGATTGGTGGCGCAATGCCGCTCCCAGCACTACGGTATGCTCCGAGGGGCGCCATCCCTGCCCCGTGCCGCACAGGCCAAGCAGGATACGCTGACGATACCAGGGCTCGAGATCGCCACCCTGCCGGTGACCCAGGGCCGGGGAAAGGTGGTCGGCCGCAGCATCGGCGAAGCCGGGCTCCGGGAGAAGTACGGCGTAACGGTGCTCGCCATCAACCGGGGCGGCCGGTACATCACCAACATGAGGGGCGACACCCGCATCCTTACCGATGATGTGCTCTACCTGCTGGGCAGCCCGGAGAGCATCGTTCGCCTCGACCAGGACCTGCGCTGAAGATCCGCTTGCCTTGCATCGGGCGAGCGCCGTCCGATTGATCACCAGTCGGCAGGCCCTTCGGCTGCCGATGGCACGGCCGCCCGAACCTTACAGGGCCGGCTTCCGTTCAACGCGCCCGCCAACCGCTTGAACCGCGACGCATGCCCCAAGCCACGCTCCAGCACACAGAGGTCCTGCACATCCTGATCATCGATGATGAGGAGGACTGCAACTT
Protein-coding regions in this window:
- a CDS encoding DMT family protein; protein product: MLEHPGKFTGAINSRAFNHARHPAIAMEPVKRPSQRAHRRMKALSTIGLLILSNAFMTLAWYGHLRFKEYDWGRGLGLFAIIAISWGIAFFEYLLQVPANRIGSNLHGGPFTLVQLKVLQEVITLAVFTLFTLVAFRHETLRWNHALAGLFLVAAVWLVFKK
- a CDS encoding transferase hexapeptide repeat family protein yields the protein MLYEFNGYRPVVHPSAFVHPQAAVTGNVVIGADVYIGPGAALRGDWGEIVVKDGCNVQENCTIHMFPGVKVVLHPGAHIGHGAVIHGATIGRNCLVGMNAVLMDNVVLGDECIVGALSFLPADSVWAPRKVVVGNPARVVKEVSDAMIAWKTEGTRLYQQLPAELHATLRECEPLREADRSKPPVTAQYRTWNETRSGD
- a CDS encoding cation:proton antiporter is translated as MHAPPLFGELVVILALSAGILMLFRRFRLPGILAFILTGMIAGPHGLGWVRDVEEVVALAEIGVVFLLFVIGMEFSLKKLANLGKTVFVGGALQVALTITGIGGVLHAFGMRTESGIFIGFLVCLSSTAIVLRALQERGRTDSAPGRVATAILIFQDIVVVPMMLLTPLLAGQSDDIGNDLLWLLGKMAILLVAVFVSGRYLVPRLLRVALKGRGNELFIITIVVICFAAAYTTQAMGLSLALGAFFAGLVISETEHAYHATGIVQPFHELFLSFFFVSIGMLVDGGLFLRSPLTILALFIGATLVKVLAATIAVWVLRYPLRTALHTALSLFQLGEFGFVLAIPGLKLGLLSSDHYQLFLAVSILGMATTPLMLDRSERIVRRVFMQFVPAAVSERLDRVMRVKLEQVRKHASVLKGHLVVIGYGLNGQNVARAALNAGVRCAVIEEDPDQAALARSAGLPVLHGDACNTHMLEQAHVESARVIVVAISDSEQTVKIVAAIRSITSTAYIIVRTRYVRDMERYLDVGANEVIPEEFETSIEIFYRVLRKYLIPEDRIQGLVAQCRSQHYGMLRGAPSLPRAAQAKQDTLTIPGLEIATLPVTQGRGKVVGRSIGEAGLREKYGVTVLAINRGGRYITNMRGDTRILTDDVLYLLGSPESIVRLDQDLR
- a CDS encoding inorganic phosphate transporter translates to MTLLIVIIALALIFDYINGFHDAANSIATIVSTKVLTPVQAVIWAAAFNFIAFFIFSDHHVANTVAKTVHEEFITLRVVLAGLIAAIAWNLLTWWYGIPSSSSHTLIGGFAGAALAGAGFDIDSVNMQKIGLVAAFIFLAPLVGMIISIFITLVTLVQRLWLRMLIIAVATAITSLFILKNNDLRIAMALFSLVFMVTYAVDMTKAPSALRTANIYKRLQLLSSAAFSIGHGGNDAQKVMGIIMVAMVASGHAENLEAMPNWVPLACYGAIGAGTLSGGWKIVKTMGTRITKVSPLEGVCAESAGAMTLYMTEQMGIPVSTTHTITGSIIGVGATKRLSAVRWGVTLRLLWAWILTIPVSAVLAAIAWWVCGLFGMP
- a CDS encoding putative sugar nucleotidyl transferase; translation: MAIILSDAGRHAQLLPLTFTRPVAQLRPGILRIAEGWYVRSGLQVGYRTEPYLGPLFPLPSDLAPRFEADGALFPTDDLVAAVIGLRPGEVLVRDGRALAFGLAGAEAPAMTDWEAPPAYLHPVPFPGELIRFERPWHLFQHCGRAIDHDFRLLTDGRRSQPLSALNTVVGDPGLIFLEEGAIVEACILNTKGGPIYIGHGAEVMEGAMLRGPVALGDHAQLKMGAKIYGPSAFGPECRVGGEVNNSVILGYSNKGHDGFLGNSVLGEWCNLGADTNNSNLKNTYGEVRAYSYAEGREAATGLQFCGLMMGDHAKSGINTMFNTGTVVGVAANVFGGGFPPKHVPSFAWGGSEGFAVYDIERALTAMRRVMERRGVQLTPQAEDVLRRIHASETGSA
- a CDS encoding DUF47 family protein, which gives rise to MAIEALLSIFKPRDRVFFYHFEASAANVLKMSEDLIAIMNTEPGAQRTALLERLEIAERANDDLTHTIFTDLARNFITPIDREDIHYLATSLDDVADFILASAKNLSLFAIGKPDETCRELARLVHEGCGIVQLAVQGLRHMHKANDHNEFVVRINSMENEADEVYDRAIQNLFANEKDPITLIKMRDLYSTLELATDKCEDVGNVLESIMLKYA